The following are encoded in a window of Arthrobacter woluwensis genomic DNA:
- a CDS encoding alanine racemase, with the protein MTGRTEPWMEQLLADPDRCAALLADHGSALNLLDFGPLHRNIGELTRAGAELGVDVAVFVARKANKALSLIPAAVDAGAGLDVASFAELQQCLDRGVDAGRIIVTAAVKDTALLTLAVGSGVTVSLDNPDETADVEAIAADLGIRARVALRLAVTHPDVPPTRFGLTADSWLAFLKDHGELLDIEGLHFHLNGYDRDHRVLALAEACSLVDRLRAAGHPVGYIDMGGGIPMSYLDDEESWRAFWQALAADTGGVLTWRGDRLGLTDPTLDCPSGALYPYWQRETRGAWLSALLSTPVDGTTPAELLTSRGLQLRCEPGRSVLDGCGMTLAEVAFRKTTSDGVPLVGLRMNRTQMRSTSADVLIDPRWLRPSGAGAPSAPGEGFLVGAYCIEEELLLRRRLVFPEGVARGDIAVFLNTAGYLMHILESPSHQLPLAQNLVHRDGAWIPDGES; encoded by the coding sequence TTGACCGGCCGGACCGAACCCTGGATGGAACAGCTGCTCGCCGATCCGGACCGGTGTGCGGCCCTGCTGGCGGATCACGGATCGGCACTGAACCTGCTGGACTTCGGTCCGCTCCACCGCAATATCGGCGAGCTGACGCGCGCAGGCGCCGAGCTCGGTGTCGACGTCGCGGTGTTCGTCGCCCGGAAGGCCAATAAGGCGCTCTCCCTCATCCCCGCCGCTGTCGACGCCGGGGCGGGGCTCGACGTCGCGTCGTTCGCCGAGCTGCAGCAGTGCCTCGACAGGGGCGTCGACGCGGGACGGATCATCGTGACCGCCGCGGTGAAGGACACCGCTCTTCTGACCTTGGCGGTGGGTTCCGGGGTCACGGTCAGCCTCGACAATCCCGACGAGACGGCCGATGTCGAGGCCATCGCGGCGGACCTGGGGATCCGGGCCCGCGTCGCCCTTCGTCTCGCCGTGACCCACCCCGACGTCCCGCCGACCCGGTTCGGACTCACGGCCGATTCCTGGCTCGCCTTCCTGAAGGACCACGGCGAACTGCTGGACATCGAAGGACTTCACTTCCACCTCAACGGCTACGACCGAGACCACCGCGTCCTGGCCCTGGCCGAGGCGTGCAGCCTCGTCGACCGGCTCCGGGCGGCGGGACACCCGGTCGGGTACATCGACATGGGCGGCGGGATCCCCATGAGTTACCTCGACGACGAAGAGTCGTGGCGGGCTTTCTGGCAGGCGCTGGCGGCGGACACCGGTGGGGTGCTGACCTGGCGCGGCGACCGTCTCGGACTCACGGACCCCACACTGGATTGCCCGTCCGGAGCCCTCTATCCCTACTGGCAGCGCGAGACCCGCGGAGCCTGGCTGTCCGCGCTCCTGAGCACACCGGTCGATGGGACCACTCCGGCGGAACTCCTGACATCACGGGGGCTTCAGCTGCGGTGCGAGCCGGGGCGCTCCGTGCTTGACGGATGCGGCATGACGCTCGCCGAGGTCGCCTTCCGCAAGACGACGAGCGACGGCGTGCCGCTCGTCGGGCTGCGGATGAACCGGACGCAGATGCGCTCGACGTCGGCCGACGTCCTGATCGATCCGCGCTGGCTGCGCCCCTCCGGAGCCGGCGCCCCGTCCGCTCCCGGTGAGGGGTTCCTGGTCGGCGCGTACTGCATCGAGGAGGAGCTCCTCCTCCGCAGGCGGCTGGTCTTCCCCGAAGGCGTCGCGCGAGGAGACATCGCCGTGTTCCTCAACACTGCGGGGTATCTCATGCACATCCTGGAAAGCCCGTCCCACCAGCTGCCACTCGCGCAGAATCTCGTGCACCGGGACGGCGCCTGGATCCCGGATGGCGAATCCTGA
- a CDS encoding LamG-like jellyroll fold domain-containing protein encodes MSILVRRRPALALWGAGAGILFVIGVAVFLLSGYRVFAVTTPSMGTTLPVGSLVVVHPQPAYDVGEIATFRVDNRVYTHRIIAETPQRLTTKGDLNGAVDGWRVPTDDVVGSVVWSSRGLGWFARALPWLLIGGLIVEVLARSRRGDAVWKQSVRLGGGSLVVAAISLWLRPWTNMQMLGYRPADSRDGVLMHVVNTGLFPMSAGDQRLSSGQDAVTQVTTTNASGHYVINPLPALEWWQQALVIVVCLVPLLAALVIRPAVAGVAPEGDDDGQDSRTRRRGVILLAVIAALTALAVALVNSLSTHGAFAATVQNSTDTSGTRTFFTCKQAESSLGSASTYGAYALAAGAARSESDFSGSGRTATYLITPTTTSSIGCARDTPAVSASFAGNQCLSIPGLNAGPNTFSLEAWFRTTSTSNGKIIGFGTATNSSADANNDRHLYLDNTGRIVFGVYPNAVRTLSTAAGKSYADGAWHHTVAVLSSAGMRLYVDGVLVGSNTAVTNGEAYNGYWKVGCGTLAGWANGDGTGYNGPSYFTGSIQYAAVYTTALTAAQVSSHYDAGR; translated from the coding sequence TTGAGCATTCTGGTTCGCAGACGCCCGGCTCTCGCCCTCTGGGGGGCGGGGGCCGGGATTCTGTTCGTCATCGGCGTCGCTGTGTTCCTCCTGAGCGGGTACCGCGTCTTCGCGGTCACCACGCCCAGCATGGGCACGACGCTGCCCGTCGGCTCCCTGGTGGTGGTCCATCCCCAGCCGGCGTACGACGTCGGGGAGATCGCGACGTTCCGCGTGGACAATCGCGTCTACACGCACCGGATCATCGCCGAGACGCCTCAGCGGCTGACCACCAAGGGTGATCTGAACGGCGCGGTCGACGGCTGGCGCGTGCCCACCGATGACGTCGTCGGCTCCGTCGTGTGGAGCAGCCGCGGACTCGGCTGGTTCGCCAGGGCCCTCCCCTGGCTGCTCATCGGTGGTCTGATCGTCGAGGTGCTCGCGCGCTCCCGCCGGGGCGACGCCGTGTGGAAGCAGAGCGTCCGGCTGGGCGGCGGCTCACTCGTCGTCGCCGCGATCTCGCTGTGGCTCCGCCCGTGGACCAATATGCAGATGCTCGGGTACCGTCCCGCCGACTCCCGCGATGGTGTGCTCATGCATGTCGTCAACACCGGACTCTTCCCCATGAGCGCCGGCGACCAGCGGCTCAGCAGCGGGCAGGACGCCGTGACCCAGGTGACGACCACGAACGCCTCGGGCCACTACGTCATCAATCCCCTGCCGGCCCTTGAGTGGTGGCAGCAGGCGCTCGTGATCGTCGTCTGTCTCGTGCCGCTGCTGGCAGCGCTCGTGATCCGGCCCGCCGTGGCCGGAGTCGCACCGGAAGGTGACGACGACGGCCAGGACTCCCGGACCCGCCGTCGCGGGGTGATCCTCCTCGCGGTCATCGCGGCACTCACGGCACTCGCCGTCGCGCTCGTCAATTCGCTGAGCACCCATGGCGCCTTCGCCGCCACGGTGCAGAACAGCACGGACACCTCCGGCACCCGCACCTTCTTCACCTGCAAGCAGGCGGAGTCGAGCCTCGGGTCCGCCTCGACCTACGGGGCGTACGCCCTGGCGGCGGGTGCGGCACGAAGCGAGAGCGACTTCTCCGGCAGTGGCCGTACTGCCACATACCTGATCACGCCCACGACGACGTCGTCCATCGGCTGCGCGCGTGACACGCCCGCCGTCTCGGCATCCTTCGCCGGCAACCAGTGCCTGTCGATCCCCGGACTCAACGCGGGTCCGAACACCTTCTCCCTGGAGGCGTGGTTCCGGACCACCTCGACGAGCAACGGCAAGATCATCGGATTCGGCACCGCCACCAACAGCAGCGCCGACGCCAACAACGACCGCCACCTCTACCTGGACAACACCGGCCGGATCGTCTTCGGGGTGTACCCCAACGCGGTGCGGACGCTGTCCACGGCGGCGGGCAAGAGTTACGCCGACGGCGCCTGGCACCACACGGTCGCGGTGCTCTCCTCGGCCGGCATGCGGCTCTATGTGGATGGGGTGCTCGTCGGCTCCAACACCGCCGTCACCAACGGGGAGGCCTACAACGGCTACTGGAAGGTCGGCTGCGGAACGCTCGCCGGCTGGGCGAACGGCGACGGGACCGGCTACAACGGGCCATCCTACTTCACCGGTTCGATCCAGTACGCGGCCGTCTACACCACGGCGCTGACCGCGGCCCAGGTCTCCAGTCACTACGACGCCGGCCGCTAG
- a CDS encoding NADP-dependent oxidoreductase, whose protein sequence is MSDTASDDQNAGPATMKAAGQERFGGPEEIHEITLPRPKPGISEILVRVHAAGINPTDWKHRAGQSWFPEPSVPLGWDVSGVVEAVGLGSTLFEPGDEVFGMLPYPHGVGSHAEYVVGPTRAFVRKPAEIDHIQAGALPLAALTAWQALVDTAGVAPGDRVLIHAAAGGVGHLAVQIAKARGAYVIGTASAPQARTPARAGRRRDHRLPRDRLRRSRPRRGRRARHDRRRLPAAVTPDSATWRNPRLHPAATCERTA, encoded by the coding sequence ATGAGCGATACGGCATCTGACGACCAGAACGCGGGCCCCGCGACGATGAAAGCCGCCGGCCAGGAGCGCTTCGGCGGCCCCGAGGAGATCCACGAGATCACCCTCCCCCGCCCGAAGCCCGGAATCAGCGAGATCCTGGTGCGCGTCCATGCGGCGGGCATCAACCCGACCGACTGGAAGCACCGCGCGGGCCAGTCGTGGTTCCCGGAGCCCTCGGTGCCGCTGGGCTGGGACGTCTCCGGTGTCGTCGAAGCCGTGGGGCTCGGCTCCACGCTGTTCGAACCCGGCGATGAGGTGTTCGGCATGCTGCCCTACCCGCACGGCGTCGGGTCCCACGCCGAATACGTCGTCGGCCCCACTCGCGCGTTCGTGCGCAAGCCCGCGGAGATCGACCACATCCAGGCCGGCGCGCTTCCTCTCGCCGCGCTCACGGCGTGGCAGGCGCTGGTCGACACGGCCGGCGTCGCGCCCGGTGACAGGGTGCTGATCCATGCCGCGGCAGGTGGGGTGGGCCACTTGGCGGTGCAGATCGCCAAGGCCCGCGGCGCCTACGTGATCGGCACGGCGAGCGCCCCCCAAGCACGGACTCCTGCGCGAGCTGGGCGCCGACGAGACCATCGACTACCGCGAGACCGACTTCGCCGAAGCCGTCCACGACGTGGACGTCGTGCTCGACACGATCGGCGGCGACTACCAGCTGCGGTCACTCCGGACTCTGCGACCTGGAGGAATCCTCGTCTCCACCCTGCCGCGACCTGCGAAAGGACTGCGTGA
- a CDS encoding zinc-binding dehydrogenase: MDVVLDTIGGDYQLRSLRTLRPGGILVSTLPRPAKGLREEADRLGVRVKLILVEADHAGMQAIADLAAEGALKATIAGTFPLAEAAKAHEAGETDHTTGKLVIVMDEGRGSGD; encoded by the coding sequence GTGGACGTCGTGCTCGACACGATCGGCGGCGACTACCAGCTGCGGTCACTCCGGACTCTGCGACCTGGAGGAATCCTCGTCTCCACCCTGCCGCGACCTGCGAAAGGACTGCGTGAGGAGGCCGACCGTCTCGGCGTGCGCGTCAAGCTCATCCTCGTGGAAGCCGACCATGCCGGCATGCAGGCGATCGCTGATCTGGCGGCCGAGGGCGCACTGAAGGCCACGATCGCCGGCACCTTCCCCCTCGCGGAGGCTGCCAAGGCCCACGAGGCCGGGGAAACGGACCACACCACCGGCAAGCTCGTCATCGTCATGGACGAGGGCAGGGGCTCCGGGGACTGA
- the xerD gene encoding site-specific tyrosine recombinase XerD — MSAPSAGPETAAGPGTAAVEAAAKQTTPATAVERAIRQYLQHLSVERGLAQNTLQSYERDLNRYARFLAGEGLAEPQAIERGDVSAFAQALHDGADGGTALGVRSAARTIVAVRGLHKFWALEGLTVNDPAHEVRPPMPGKRLPKAIPFSEVERILDAAVTDTPAGLRDAALLEFLYSTGARISEAVGLDVDDLALAGEESDGPALVRLFGKGSKERVVPLGSYAARALEAYLVRGRPVLAAKGKGTPALFLNVRGSRISRQSAWAILKAAAERAGIERDISPHTLRHSFATHLLEGGADVRVVQELLGHASVTTTQIYTLVTADTLREVYAAAHPRALG, encoded by the coding sequence GTGAGCGCCCCGAGCGCCGGCCCTGAGACGGCGGCGGGCCCGGGGACGGCCGCCGTCGAGGCGGCCGCGAAACAGACGACGCCGGCGACCGCCGTCGAGCGCGCCATCCGGCAGTATCTCCAGCATCTCTCCGTGGAACGCGGCCTCGCGCAGAACACCCTGCAGTCCTATGAGCGCGACCTCAACCGCTACGCCCGGTTCCTGGCAGGCGAGGGCCTGGCCGAGCCTCAGGCCATCGAGCGCGGAGATGTGAGTGCCTTCGCCCAGGCCCTGCACGACGGCGCGGACGGCGGCACGGCGCTCGGCGTCAGGTCGGCGGCGCGGACCATCGTCGCGGTCCGGGGCCTCCACAAGTTCTGGGCTCTCGAGGGGCTCACCGTGAACGATCCCGCCCATGAGGTCCGCCCGCCCATGCCCGGTAAGCGGCTGCCGAAGGCGATCCCGTTCTCGGAGGTCGAACGCATCCTCGACGCCGCCGTCACCGACACGCCCGCCGGGCTTCGGGATGCGGCCCTGCTGGAATTCCTGTACTCCACCGGCGCCCGGATCAGCGAGGCCGTCGGGCTGGATGTGGATGATCTGGCGCTCGCGGGCGAGGAATCGGACGGCCCGGCTCTGGTGCGGCTCTTCGGCAAAGGCTCGAAGGAGCGGGTCGTGCCCTTGGGCAGTTACGCGGCCCGGGCGCTCGAGGCGTACCTGGTGCGCGGACGGCCCGTTCTCGCGGCGAAAGGCAAGGGCACGCCCGCCCTGTTCCTGAACGTGCGGGGGAGCAGGATCAGCAGGCAGAGTGCCTGGGCGATCCTGAAGGCCGCCGCGGAACGAGCCGGCATCGAGCGCGACATCTCGCCCCACACGCTCCGGCACTCCTTCGCCACCCACCTGCTCGAGGGAGGCGCGGACGTGCGCGTGGTCCAGGAACTCCTCGGCCACGCGTCCGTCACCACCACGCAGATCTACACCCTGGTCACCGCCGACACCTTGCGTGAGGTGTACGCGGCAGCCCACCCCCGCGCACTCGGCTGA
- a CDS encoding NUDIX domain-containing protein, translating into MTQSPGAEQHGQQDGNPGTPLADAVHTRPLAERKTVFSGRIWDVVSDSFSLADGGPTMVRDYVDHTGAVAIIPVDEKGRILLLKQYRHPVGMDLWEVPAGLLDVEDEPPLDAAARELAEEADLRAAEWHVLVDFFNSPGGSSEALRVFVATGLSPVPEADRHVRTDEESEFEYAWVSLDEAVSAILAGDIHNVSTVVGVLALQAAVSRSGGELTGDALRRAGLRPAEASWTAHPHFR; encoded by the coding sequence ATGACCCAGTCACCCGGCGCTGAACAGCACGGACAGCAGGATGGAAACCCCGGCACCCCGCTGGCCGACGCCGTCCACACCCGCCCTCTCGCGGAGCGGAAGACGGTGTTCTCGGGCCGGATCTGGGACGTCGTCTCGGACAGCTTCTCCCTCGCCGACGGCGGGCCGACCATGGTGCGCGATTACGTCGACCACACCGGAGCCGTGGCGATCATCCCGGTCGACGAGAAGGGCCGGATCCTTCTGCTGAAGCAGTACCGTCATCCCGTCGGCATGGACCTCTGGGAGGTGCCCGCAGGCCTGCTGGACGTCGAGGACGAACCGCCGCTGGACGCCGCCGCCCGCGAACTGGCCGAGGAGGCGGACCTCCGCGCCGCCGAATGGCACGTGCTCGTGGACTTCTTCAACTCCCCGGGCGGCTCCTCGGAGGCGCTGCGCGTGTTCGTGGCCACCGGCCTCAGCCCGGTGCCCGAGGCGGACCGCCACGTGCGCACAGACGAGGAATCCGAGTTCGAATACGCCTGGGTCTCCCTGGACGAGGCGGTCTCCGCGATCCTGGCGGGCGATATCCACAACGTGTCGACCGTGGTCGGGGTGCTGGCCTTGCAGGCTGCCGTGTCCCGGAGCGGAGGGGAGCTGACGGGGGATGCGCTGCGCCGAGCCGGGCTCCGTCCCGCCGAGGCGTCCTGGACCGCGCATCCCCACTTCCGGTGA
- a CDS encoding acyltransferase family protein has translation MSQPHVPATRPAIPAGRDLTLDLARVACVLVVVFVHLVLVGVGRNPDGSPLIDSPVTGSRWVAPVSWVAEIMPLFFVVGGFAAKTGWESAQARGESPGRFVRSRLARLARPALPLYCFLAVALLVVKVIGLDPALVSAVEIPVGSVLWFLGAYLLVQSLAPWMIRWHERAPWRTLSVLLAAALLVDIIRLVVGIWALGLGKIDLNGYGTGDELFGIPNVAFVWLFAQQIGFCLKDGWFSRLSWWQLLGVVALGFLAIGALVGFGSYSTSMLSNQWPPTTPIAVLAPIQAALFTLLRRPLTALMRLRWLQAVVFAAGSRLMTIYLWHVTAIVVLTGIQLLLPLPMPAPGSTAWWLTRPLLMVAVFAVVWVISLGTARLERPVPEPAGSRVSSAATVAAVVLFVLPSIGISAYGLDLPLAIGAVLCTAASLLLIVPRGSAEASRPTTAGSVAA, from the coding sequence ATGAGTCAGCCTCACGTTCCCGCAACCCGGCCCGCGATCCCCGCCGGGCGCGATCTCACCCTGGACCTCGCCCGGGTGGCCTGTGTCCTGGTGGTCGTCTTCGTGCATCTCGTCCTCGTGGGGGTGGGGCGCAACCCGGACGGCTCGCCGCTCATCGACAGCCCGGTGACCGGATCGCGCTGGGTGGCCCCGGTGTCCTGGGTCGCGGAGATCATGCCGCTCTTCTTCGTGGTGGGCGGGTTCGCGGCCAAGACGGGGTGGGAGTCCGCGCAGGCCCGAGGAGAGAGCCCAGGCCGTTTCGTCCGATCCCGTTTGGCACGCCTGGCCCGTCCCGCGCTCCCGCTCTACTGCTTCCTCGCCGTGGCGCTTCTCGTGGTCAAGGTGATCGGTCTGGACCCGGCGCTCGTGAGTGCGGTGGAAATCCCCGTCGGCTCGGTCCTCTGGTTCCTCGGGGCCTATCTCCTGGTGCAGTCGCTGGCTCCGTGGATGATCCGCTGGCACGAACGTGCTCCGTGGCGCACCCTGAGTGTGCTCCTCGCGGCGGCGCTGCTGGTCGACATCATCCGCCTGGTGGTCGGCATCTGGGCGCTCGGACTCGGCAAGATCGATCTCAACGGCTATGGCACGGGGGACGAGCTGTTCGGCATCCCCAATGTCGCCTTCGTCTGGCTGTTCGCGCAGCAGATCGGATTCTGCCTCAAGGACGGCTGGTTCTCCCGTCTCAGCTGGTGGCAGCTGCTCGGCGTGGTGGCCCTCGGTTTCCTCGCCATCGGAGCCCTGGTGGGCTTCGGCTCCTATTCCACGAGCATGCTGAGCAATCAGTGGCCGCCGACCACCCCGATCGCCGTCCTCGCGCCCATCCAAGCCGCGCTCTTCACGCTGCTGCGCCGACCGCTCACCGCTCTCATGCGGCTGCGCTGGCTGCAGGCCGTGGTGTTCGCCGCCGGCTCCCGTCTCATGACCATCTATCTGTGGCACGTCACGGCGATCGTCGTCCTCACCGGGATCCAGCTCCTCCTGCCGCTGCCCATGCCGGCCCCCGGTTCGACCGCGTGGTGGCTGACCCGGCCGCTCCTCATGGTGGCCGTCTTCGCCGTGGTCTGGGTGATCTCGCTTGGGACGGCGCGGCTCGAGCGGCCGGTGCCGGAGCCGGCCGGCAGTCGTGTCAGCTCTGCGGCGACCGTCGCCGCCGTCGTGCTCTTCGTCCTCCCGTCGATCGGCATCTCCGCCTACGGTCTGGACCTGCCGCTCGCCATCGGCGCGGTGCTGTGCACGGCGGCGTCGCTCCTGCTGATCGTTCCGCGGGGGAGTGCGGAAGCATCGCGCCCGACGACGGCGGGCAGCGTCGCTGCCTGA
- a CDS encoding CTP synthase, producing MIGLNSVVQRSNSRVNSRFQDSGKITKQIFVTGGVASSLGKGLTASSLGHLLRARGLSVTMQKLDPYLNVDPGTMNPFQHGEVFVTDDGAETDLDIGHYERFLDENLDGSANVTTGQVYSTVIAKERRGEYLGDTVQVIPHITDEIKRRMRLPAEPTAGHEVPDVIITEIGGTVGDIESQPFLEAARQVRQDVGRGNVFFLHVSLVPYIGPSQELKTKPTQHSVAALRSIGIQPEAIVIRSDREVPEAMREKIGRMCDVDSDAVVNAADAPSIYDIPKTLHAQGLDSYIVRALDLPFKDVDWSKWDKLLEAVHNPRHEVEIALVGKYIDLPDAYLSVTEALRAGGFANNAKVKIRWVPSDTCETEAGAKAALAGVDAICVPGGFGIRGLEGKLGALKFARESGLPALGLCLGLQCMVIEYARNVVGLGGASSSEFEPDSKYPVIATMEEQIDIVDGKGDLGGTMRLGLYPAVLTEGSVVAETYGATEVGERHRHRYEVNNKFRPQIADAGLVFSGTSPDGKLVEFVELPRDVHPYYVATQAHPELSSRPTRPHPLFAGLVQAALVHSGALETAAK from the coding sequence GTGATAGGCTTGAACTCCGTGGTGCAGCGATCCAATTCCCGTGTAAATTCCCGCTTCCAGGACTCCGGCAAGATCACCAAACAGATCTTCGTGACCGGTGGTGTGGCTTCCTCCCTCGGCAAGGGCCTGACTGCTTCAAGTCTGGGTCATCTTCTCCGGGCTCGTGGCCTTTCGGTCACCATGCAGAAGCTCGATCCCTATCTGAATGTCGATCCTGGAACGATGAATCCGTTCCAGCACGGCGAAGTCTTCGTCACCGACGACGGCGCCGAGACCGATCTGGACATCGGACACTATGAGCGCTTCCTGGATGAGAATCTGGACGGCTCCGCCAACGTGACCACCGGCCAGGTGTACTCCACCGTCATCGCCAAGGAGCGCCGCGGCGAATACCTCGGCGACACGGTGCAGGTCATCCCTCACATCACGGACGAGATCAAGCGCCGCATGCGCCTGCCCGCCGAGCCGACGGCCGGGCATGAGGTCCCTGATGTCATCATCACCGAGATCGGCGGCACCGTCGGCGACATCGAATCCCAGCCGTTCCTCGAGGCCGCCCGTCAGGTCCGCCAGGACGTCGGACGGGGCAACGTCTTCTTCCTGCACGTCTCCCTGGTCCCATACATCGGCCCGTCTCAGGAACTGAAGACCAAGCCGACGCAGCACTCCGTGGCCGCGCTGCGCTCCATCGGCATCCAGCCCGAGGCCATCGTGATCCGCTCCGACCGCGAGGTGCCGGAGGCCATGCGCGAGAAGATCGGCCGCATGTGTGACGTGGACAGCGACGCCGTCGTCAACGCCGCGGACGCCCCCAGCATCTACGACATCCCCAAGACCCTGCACGCCCAGGGTCTGGACTCCTACATCGTGCGTGCACTGGACCTCCCGTTCAAGGACGTGGACTGGAGCAAGTGGGACAAGCTGCTCGAAGCGGTCCACAACCCGCGCCACGAGGTCGAGATCGCCCTGGTCGGCAAGTACATCGACCTGCCGGACGCCTACCTGTCCGTGACCGAGGCCTTGCGTGCCGGCGGTTTCGCCAACAACGCCAAGGTCAAGATCCGCTGGGTCCCCTCGGACACCTGCGAGACCGAGGCCGGCGCGAAGGCCGCGCTGGCCGGCGTCGACGCCATCTGTGTTCCGGGCGGCTTCGGTATCCGTGGCCTGGAAGGCAAGCTCGGCGCGCTCAAGTTCGCCCGTGAGTCCGGTCTGCCGGCTCTGGGCCTGTGCCTGGGCCTGCAGTGCATGGTCATCGAGTACGCCCGCAACGTGGTCGGCCTGGGAGGCGCGTCCTCCTCGGAGTTCGAGCCGGATTCCAAGTACCCGGTCATCGCCACGATGGAAGAGCAGATCGACATCGTGGACGGCAAGGGCGATCTGGGCGGCACCATGCGCCTGGGCCTCTACCCGGCCGTGCTGACCGAGGGTTCCGTGGTCGCGGAGACCTACGGCGCCACCGAGGTGGGCGAGCGTCACCGTCACCGCTACGAGGTGAACAACAAGTTCCGTCCGCAGATCGCCGACGCCGGCCTGGTGTTCTCCGGCACGTCCCCGGACGGCAAGCTCGTGGAGTTCGTCGAGCTTCCGCGCGATGTCCACCCGTACTACGTGGCCACCCAGGCCCACCCGGAGCTGAGCTCCCGCCCGACCCGCCCGCACCCGCTCTTCGCGGGTCTGGTGCAGGCCGCTCTGGTCCACTCCGGTGCGCTGGAGACCGCCGCCAAGTAA
- the recN gene encoding DNA repair protein RecN, with protein sequence MIEEIRIRDLGVITEARLPLGPGLSVVTGETGAGKTMVVTAVGLLLGARADAGAVRVGAKAASVEATALLPEGHAALERAEEAGAEVETSDQGAELLLARSVSMEGRSRAYLGGRSAPVGALAEVGERLLVIHGQTDQIRLKSSAAQREALDKFGGPALGKALTAYQDCYQAYRAAEKELAELQAAERERLREAESLDAALTEIDAVAPEPGEDERLKAESVKLAHVEQLRIAAGTAQGVLSGDDYSETGDALQLLTAAQRTLEQVSQHDATLEALASRVAETAVVLEDIASELAHYSAGLETEGPEHLAALEARRAELSKLVRKYAPSIDEVLEWAETSRVRLEELQGDTERIEALQAQVEGRRAELAQLAAELHELRVRAAGELAERVSAELAALAMKDARLHVQVEEAPEPGPHGQDQIAILLQPHAGAPARPVGKGASGGELSRVMLAIEVVLAEVDPVPTFVFDEVDAGVGGRAAVEIGRRLAMLARHVQVLVVTHLPQVAAFAHQHVRVIKNSVRGADGGLDSGFTSSDVEVLDADARVVELARMLAGQEESESARAHAQELLDDARQFTASTMA encoded by the coding sequence AAGAAATCCGCATCAGGGACCTCGGCGTCATCACGGAAGCGAGGCTCCCGCTGGGCCCCGGGCTCAGCGTGGTGACCGGCGAGACCGGCGCCGGCAAGACCATGGTGGTCACCGCCGTCGGGCTGCTGCTGGGCGCCCGGGCCGACGCCGGCGCGGTGCGGGTGGGCGCCAAGGCCGCCAGTGTTGAGGCGACGGCTCTGCTGCCGGAAGGTCATGCGGCCCTGGAGCGGGCTGAGGAAGCCGGTGCCGAGGTCGAGACCAGTGACCAGGGCGCCGAGTTGCTCCTGGCGCGCAGCGTCAGCATGGAGGGCCGGTCGCGGGCCTACCTGGGTGGGCGCTCCGCCCCCGTCGGGGCTCTGGCCGAAGTGGGGGAGCGTCTGCTCGTGATCCACGGCCAGACGGACCAGATCCGGCTGAAGAGCTCCGCTGCGCAACGGGAAGCCCTCGACAAGTTCGGCGGCCCGGCGCTCGGGAAGGCGCTGACCGCGTACCAGGACTGCTATCAGGCGTACCGCGCGGCCGAGAAGGAACTCGCCGAGCTGCAGGCCGCGGAGCGGGAACGGCTGCGCGAGGCGGAATCGCTCGACGCCGCTCTCACCGAGATCGACGCCGTCGCCCCCGAACCGGGGGAGGACGAACGGCTCAAGGCCGAGTCGGTCAAACTCGCCCATGTGGAGCAGCTGCGGATCGCGGCGGGGACCGCGCAGGGCGTCCTCAGCGGCGACGACTACTCCGAAACCGGTGACGCGCTGCAGCTGCTCACCGCCGCGCAGCGGACTCTGGAACAGGTGTCCCAGCACGACGCGACGCTGGAAGCCCTCGCCTCGCGCGTCGCGGAGACCGCCGTGGTTCTGGAGGACATCGCCTCGGAACTCGCGCACTACTCGGCCGGGCTGGAGACCGAAGGCCCGGAGCACCTCGCGGCGTTGGAGGCCCGGCGTGCCGAGCTCTCCAAGCTGGTGCGGAAATACGCGCCCAGCATCGACGAGGTCCTGGAATGGGCCGAGACGTCCCGCGTCCGGCTGGAGGAGCTCCAGGGGGACACCGAGCGCATCGAGGCTCTGCAGGCCCAGGTGGAAGGCCGGAGGGCCGAGCTGGCTCAGTTGGCGGCCGAACTCCACGAGCTCCGCGTCAGGGCCGCCGGTGAGCTCGCCGAGCGTGTCAGCGCGGAACTCGCCGCGCTGGCCATGAAGGATGCCCGGCTGCACGTCCAGGTCGAGGAGGCGCCGGAACCGGGCCCCCACGGCCAGGACCAGATCGCGATCCTTCTGCAGCCCCACGCCGGGGCTCCGGCGCGGCCTGTCGGCAAGGGCGCGTCCGGCGGTGAACTCTCCCGGGTCATGCTCGCCATCGAGGTGGTGCTCGCGGAAGTCGACCCGGTGCCCACGTTCGTCTTCGACGAGGTGGACGCCGGGGTGGGCGGGCGTGCCGCCGTCGAGATCGGACGGAGGCTGGCGATGCTCGCCCGTCACGTCCAGGTGCTGGTGGTCACCCACCTGCCCCAGGTGGCGGCCTTCGCCCACCAGCATGTGCGCGTGATCAAGAACAGTGTCCGGGGCGCCGACGGAGGCCTGGACAGCGGCTTCACCTCGAGCGATGTGGAAGTGCTCGATGCTGATGCCCGTGTGGTGGAACTGGCCCGCATGCTCGCGGGTCAGGAGGAATCCGAATCCGCGCGTGCTCACGCGCAGGAACTTCTGGACGATGCGCGGCAGTTCACAGCATCGACCATGGCCTGA